The following proteins are co-located in the Acidobacteriota bacterium genome:
- a CDS encoding IS1595 family transposase — protein sequence MRKAAITDPIFHHEDAARAFLEDLLWPDGPVCPHCGFEGGAYKLKPRPTSKSPGRQGLYKCKKKECRKQYTVTVGTIFERSHIPLHKWLLAFHLICASKKGMSAHQLHRMLDIGYEAAWFLFHRIRHAMTEEGPFQKLRGIVEADETYVGGKRKGKQYGRGRGTKGKTIVLTLVERDGRTTSQTVERVTTDTLGSVLEELADPSAHLMTDELGSYIKPGRGFAAHSTVRHSAGEYARGEVHVNTAESYFALLKRGIAGAFHHVSRKHLHRYLAEFDFRWNHRKLDDFQRALAALLRTPGKRLMYQKPASAEN from the coding sequence ATGAGGAAAGCAGCCATCACCGATCCCATCTTCCATCACGAGGACGCCGCCCGCGCGTTCCTAGAGGACCTGCTGTGGCCCGACGGCCCTGTCTGCCCGCATTGCGGATTCGAGGGCGGGGCCTATAAGCTCAAGCCGCGTCCCACCTCCAAGAGCCCTGGCCGTCAGGGGCTCTACAAGTGCAAGAAAAAGGAATGCCGAAAGCAGTACACCGTGACTGTCGGCACGATCTTCGAGCGCTCCCACATTCCCCTGCACAAGTGGCTGCTGGCCTTCCATCTCATCTGCGCGTCCAAGAAAGGCATGTCGGCCCACCAACTCCACCGAATGCTGGACATCGGCTATGAGGCCGCATGGTTCCTGTTCCATCGCATCCGCCATGCCATGACCGAGGAAGGCCCCTTCCAGAAGCTTCGCGGCATCGTGGAAGCGGACGAAACCTACGTGGGCGGCAAGCGCAAGGGAAAGCAATACGGCAGGGGACGCGGCACCAAGGGAAAGACCATCGTCCTGACCCTGGTTGAGCGCGATGGCCGAACCACGTCGCAGACCGTGGAGCGCGTCACGACCGATACCCTAGGCTCTGTCCTGGAAGAGTTGGCCGACCCATCCGCCCACCTGATGACCGATGAACTGGGCTCTTACATCAAGCCAGGCAGGGGGTTCGCCGCTCACTCCACTGTCCGCCACAGCGCGGGCGAATACGCACGGGGAGAGGTCCACGTCAATACGGCCGAATCGTACTTTGCCCTGCTGAAGCGTGGCATTGCCGGAGCGTTTCATCACGTCTCCAGAAAGCACCTTCACCGCTACCTGGCCGAGTTCGACTTCCGGTGGAACCACCGCAAGCTGGATGACTTCCAGCGGGCGCTAGCGGCTCTGCTGCGCACTCCGGGCAAGCGCCTGATGTACCAGAAGCCAGCATCAGCGGAAAACTGA